AAGCTCTCTGGATAGCCTGAACATCTCCTGAGTTCCGCCACCCTTCCTGTAGTCAAGGGCAAGAAACTCAACGCCGTACTCCTGGCATACCTTCTGTCCAGACTCGGAGAGCATCCTAAGGTCTTTCTTAGGGCTCATAAGGAGGGTAGTAGTGAGATGGGTGGCACCTATCTCTTTAGCAAACTCTGCAGACCTCAAAAGCCTGTAGTCAAAGCACACAGCACACCTTTTACCTCTTTCGGGTTCATCCTCAAGGCCCTTAACCTTAGAAAGCCAGCTTTCAACGTCGTACTCACCTTCATAAAGCTCTATACCTAGCTCTTGGCATACTCTCTTGGTTTCCAAGAGTCTGAGCTTATACTCCTCGTAAGGATGGATGTTGGGGTCGTAGAAAAAGCCCACTATGTGTGCTTCTTTAAAGTCTTCCCTTAGCCTTTTTAAGAAGTAGACAGCGTCAGGGGCGCAGCATATGTGAGCCAGAATCTTCATGCATAAAATAATAGCCCTGCACAAAGTCTATTTCAAGGGCAAGAGCTATGTTGTACTGCTCTTGGGTTTCTACCTTCTCGGCTATGAGCTTTACGCCCGGGATTATACTATGTACTAGTCTCTTGACGTTTTCAACAACCTCAAGGTTATAACCTTTCAAAAGTTCAAAGTCAAGCTTTATAAACTCAGGTCTTAAGAGGATAAGCCTGTCTATGTTGGAGGATCTTCTTCCAAAATCATCTATGCAGAATTTAAAACCTAGATAATCTTTGATGTTACTTAAATATATAATTTCTTCCTCCTTAGTATCTTCTTCTATTATTTCAAGCACTATGTTTTCTCTATCTTTTAGGATTTCATACAATTCATCTTGGTGGCGTATTATAGTTCTTGGGTATATATTGATAAAGTAAACATATAGACTTTCTGGATATGCTAACTCAATCAAAGCGTTGAAAAACTCCCAATCTTCCTCTACACTTCTGGGTGCCTTACCCATGAGAAGTTCATAACCATAAGGCTCTAAGCTCTGTGTCCTAAGGATTTTTTCCAACTTCATCTATAGGTTTATTACCCTTTCCACCACGTATGGCTTTTGCTCCTTTGAGGTGTAGTAGATCCTAACTAGGAGCTCTGCAAGGATACCTGTGGAAAGGAGTTGTATTCCAGATATGATGGCTAATACACTTAGGATAAGCAAAGGCCTTCTACCTATGGGCTCATCCATGAAAATCTTCACGAATATTAGATACAGCATGGATAGAAGACCAAAGGTGAGCAGCAAGAGGCCTACGTATCCGAAGACGTACATGGGCCTGTTTATGTACTCGTTGAGAAACTTAACCAGAAGTATATCAAGGATTACCTTGATAGTTCTTCCTAGCCCGTACTTGGACTTCCCATACAGCCTTGGGTGGTGTCTTACTACGACCTCTGTTATCCTAGCTCCTTGCCTCTTCGTTAGAGCCGGCAGAAAGCGGTGCATATCTCCATAAAGCTCAAGATCTTTCACTACTTCAGATCTATAAGCCTTTAGGGTACATCCGTAATCATGAAGGTGTACGCCAGTGACCTTAGAGATTATCCAATTGGCTATCATGGAGGGAAGAACCCTTGAAAGGAAGGGATCTTTGCGGTCCTTCCTCCAACCGCTTACTATATCGTAACCTTTTTTGAGCTCTTCTAAAAGCTTTGGTATGTCCTCTGGATCGTTCTGTAGATCTGCATCCATGGTGATTATCACATCACCCTTGGCGTACTCAAAACCGGCGTACATAGCAGCAGTTTGCCCATAGTTTCTTCTAAAACGTACCACCTTCAGCTTTTCATCAACCTTAGCAAGTTCTTGAAGTACCTCAAAGGTCCCATCAGTAGAGCCATCGTCCACCACTATTATCTCGTAGTCCTCTCCTAGACTTTCTAGGACCTTCTTGAGCCTCTCGTACAGTATGGGTATGTTATCCTTTTCGTTGTATGCTGGTATCACCACAGAGATCATATGTAAGCCCCCTGACCTTTTAGTACCACCCTCACCCTCTTTCCCTCCTCCCTTATGCTTTCTACTTTGTAGTCGTAAAAGTTGATAACAGTGAGATGTTCGTAACCGAGCTGTCTTTCGGCTATGTAGCGGAGGGTATAGGCTTTGTGTGGCTGATCTCTGTAAACCCTCCTCTCTCTTTTGTAAAACTCAAAGGTTATGAGCTTTTGGCACGAGGACGTGTCAATTAGAGAAAGCTCCTCCTTTCCCAAAAAGCTGAAGACCACCTTATCCTTAAGGAGTTCTCGCGAAATACCTTTTAGCGTTTCCCTCCAGAAGGATCTTAACTCTTTACTCCACTGAGCTTGACAGTAAGGTATCCAGTCGTTTAAGGAAAGAAGTCCAAAGACAGGGGAAATAACCACAGAATTCTCGGCTAGGTGGTTTTGAACCTTAGGCGGGAGGACCCAGAATTCAAGGGAATTCCAGAAAGGACCGGCATACCTGCGCCAGACGGGAAGAAGCTCCTCCTGACAAGAGATGACTTTTAAGAGCTCTATGCGTTTGTCGTCCAACTCCCTGAACCTGTTTATACTCTCTTCTGTGAAGAAATCCTTTAGGGTATATTTACCTAGGACCATTCGGGATTGTTTCTTTGAGCTGGGAAGGAGGTAAACCTGCATCATTATTAGAAACATTTTACAATGTTTCTATGGCATTTGAGAAGTACTTCCCTGAGATCCTCAGAGAACTACTAAAAAACATAGAAAAGATACCCACCTACGGTGAGAGAGGAGCAAGCAGGCTAGTATACAATTTCCTAAAGCTTCCTAAGGAAGAGAGACTCAGGATAGCAAACCTTATGATGAAAGCCTCCGAGTCCATCATCACCTGTTCTGAGTGCGGCATAGTATCTGACATGGATCCATGCAGGATATGCTCCGACGAAGGTAGGAACAGGAGGTACATATGCGTTGTTGAAGAGTCATCGGATGCTTATGCTATAGAGAAGTTGGAAAGGTACAAAGGCGTGTACCACGTGTTATGGGGAAGGATATCACCCCTTGAGGGTATTTCACCGGAGGATTTAAACATACCCAAGCTTTTGGAAAGGGTGGAGAAGAATCAAGCTAAGGAGGTCATACTGGCCACAAATCCCAACGTGGAAGGTGAAGCCACGGCCAACTACCTTTACAAGCTCCTTAAAAGGAAGTTTCCAAACCTTACTATAAGTCGTGTATCCTTTGGGCTATCCTTCGGCGGTTTTATAGAGTTTACCGACAGTCTTTCCTTGGAAAAGTCCATAGAAAACAGGAAAAAACTATAATTACTGAGTGCTTAGGAGGGAGTCTTGGGTACTGTTTTTCCTTGGAGTAGTCATAGGTGCAATAGTACTCCCTATACCCGCCATACTTCTTGACTTACTTCTGGTAACAAGCATAGCCTTTTCGCTTACCGTTCTGGTCCTTACCATGTTCATAAAGAGTCCTCTTGAACTCTCTGCTTTCCCAACTGTTTTACTTCTGGGAACCCTCCTGAGACTATCTCTAAATATAGCTGCGGCCAGAAGGATATTACTGCACGGACATGAAGGAACAGGCGCAGCAGGTCATATCATAGAAGGATTTGGTAAGTTCGTAGTAGGTGGAGAGGTGTTAGTGGGTATAGTGGTATTTCTCATATTCATAGTCATAAACTTTGTAGTCATCACAAGGGGAGCCGAGAGGATATCAGAGGTGGCTGCCAGGTTTACCTTGGATGCCATGCCAGGTAAACAGATGAGCATAGACGCAGACCTGAACGCCGGACTCATAACAGAGGAAGAAGCTAGAAGAAGAAGAGCTCAGCTTGAGCAGGAAGCTGCTTTCTACGGTGCTATGGATGGTGCTAGTAAGTTTATAAGAGGAGACGCTGTAGCAGCCTTAATCATACTCTTCCTATCCATAGTGGGGGGTCTTCTAATCGGGATAGTCTTCAAGGGTATGGGTTTTATGGACGCATTAAACACATACACAGTGCTCACGGTAGGGGAAGGTCTAGCCTCGCAGATACCAGCACTTCTCCTATCTACAGCCGCGGGCATAGTAGTTACCAAGTCGTCTTCAAAGGAAGAACTCGGAAAAACTCTTCTTGAGGAATTCCACAAGGATCCAAGGGTTTTCCTATACTCCTCCGGCTTCTTGTTTTTAATAGGTCTTATACAAGGCTTTCCTAAACTGCCCTTCTTCCTAATGTCTGGAATTATGGGTCTTCTCTACTACCTTTCCCAAAAGGCTCTCAAGGAAAGAGAGCTTCAGAATTTGGAAAAGATGTTGAAAGAGAGGACAAAACCTCAAGAAAAGAAGGAGGAAGAGGACATAATACAGCCAGAGGCCATATCTCTGGAAGTAGGCTACGGGCTAGTGCCGTTGGTTGAAGAGAAAGAAGGGGGAGACATAGCCTCAAGGATCAGGACCATAAGAAAGCAGATAGCCAGCGAGTATGGTGTTGTGGTTCCCCTCGTTCACATAAGGGATAACCTAAAGCTCAGACCATACGAGTACAGGATCCTTATAAGAGGTATAGAGGTGGATAGGTACGAGGTGATGCCCAACCACCTACTGGCTATAGACCTGGGGAACGCCAAAGGTCCTTTGCAAGCTATTCAGGCAAAGGATCCAGCTTTCAAGCTAAAGGCGTACTGGATAAGGGAAGATCAGAAGGCAGAAGCTCAAAGGCTAAACTACATGGTCGTAGACATACCCACCCTTCTTATAACCCACCTTTCTGAGGTCATAAAGAGAAACTTACATGAGATCCTCGGAAGACAGGAAGTTATGGAGCTTGTGGAGAGGTTAAGCAAGAAATACCCAAAGGCCATGCAGGGTCTTGTCCCAGACCTTATACCCATATCCATACTTCACAGGGTTCTGCAAAACCTCCTGAAAGAAGGTATACCCATAAACGACCTTATGAGCATAGTGGAAACTCTAGCAGACTACATAGATCAGACCAAGGATGTAGAACTCCTTACTGAGTACGTAAGACAAAGGTTGGCCAAAAGGATCACACGCCTATACATGACAGGAGATACCCTCTATGCCCTTGTACTCTCCCCTAAACTTGAAGCAAAGCTCACCTCTTACGTCCAGGAGGGAAGAGAAGACGAGTTTTTAGACACCGTAGTCAACCGTTTATATCCAAAGCTTTCCAGTGAGATCTCCAAGTTTGCACCCTACGGCGCCATGCCCGTGCTTATAACCACCTTTACTCTCAGAAGGCATATAAGGAAAGTTCTTGAGAGCTACATACCCCAGCTCGTAGTACTGTCGTATAATGAACTTGACAGACAGGTCAACCTAAAAGTATTAGGTGTAGTGGATGAGGATTAAAAAGATTTTTTCCAAGTCTCTACAGGAGGCGGTGGAGGATATAAAAGCCCTTTACGGTCAAGACGCTCTCATACTCTCCACCCGTGTGGTGAAGAAGAGACTAATTCCCTTCATGCCATTCCCTAGGCGTACCTACCTGGAAGTCACAGTGGGAATACCCGACAAGGAAGACTTTTCAGAGGAACTAAGAAAGCAAAACAATGTGTACGAGGAAATAGAAAAGCTCAAGCAAACCCTTAAAGAGATATTGGAAAGCATAAACAAGCAGAAGCTTGAAGTCCAAGACAAACCCAGTGCCGAGCTTGAAAGGGAGTTTTCCATAAGTGCCCTAAACTTGATAAACAAGCTATTGAACAAGGGTGTTTCTAAGGATGTGGCGCAGAGGATAGTAGAGTCTGCGTGCGGCTACGACTACGAGTTCAAAAGGCTTGACCTTAAGGGCGATAGCCTAGAATCTTTGGTGGAGGCTCTTAAGGTCCATATAAAGGTGGTAGAAGATTTCTTTGACAAGGATAAGGGACTGAGAATAGTGACCTTGGTGGGACCCACGGGCGTTGGCAAAACTACCACCATAGCAAAGCTCGCGCATATGCTAAAGAATCAAAGCATGTCTGTAGGGATAGTTACCATAGACAGCTATAGGGTGGGTGCTGTGGAGCAGTTAAAAGCCTTTGCCCTAGCCATGGAGCTCCCCTTCAGGGTTGCAGACACACCTTACAAGTTTAGGGAATGCATCGGTGAATTTTCCTCCATGGATTGCATATTTGTAGATACAGCAGGACGAAGCCAGTACGATGAGATAAAGATAAGAGAGCTTCTTCCTTACCTCTCTAAGCTTCCAGCTAGCGAAGTTTACCTTACAATAAGCACCAACGTAGATGAGAAGGTCATGTACGAAAGCATAGAAAGGTTTTCACCACTACACATAAAGGGTCTTATCTTTACAAAAATTGATGAGACCAACTACTACGGAACCATGCTCAACGTACTCTGCAGGACAAAGCTACCTATACTATGCTACACAACTGGGCAGCGTGTACCGAATGACATACAGATAGCAAGCTACGAAAACCTCGCAAAGCTCTTTTTGGAGAGGTAAGCCATGCAGGAACAAATGGCTCTCTTAGAAAGGCAGAAAGAGGGCAAGCAGACCCTCTACCTTTCCATATCCAGTGGTAAAGGAGGCGTTGGAAAGACGCTTCTGACGGTACACACAGGCAAGATAATAGCTGATAAAGGAAAGAAGGTCCTCATCATAGACGGAGACTTGGGCCTCAGCAACGTGCACCTTATGCTTGGCATTGCATCACCTAAAAACCTGTATGACTTTCTCAAAGGCGAATGTAGCATGGACGAAATAGTTGTACCACTGAATGAAAACCTTTCTTTTATATCAAGTGGTAGTGGCATAAAAGATATGGTAAACCTACCAGAAGCTCAACTGAAGGCTTTATTATGGAGGCTTAAAGAATTTGCGGAAAGGAGTTATGATTACGTTATATTTGACACGCCACCAGGCATACACTCAGACACCATAGCCCTCGTCTCTTCTTCTCACATCCCTATAATCATAACAACACCAGAACCTACAGCCGTTGCGGATGCCTATGGTCTTATAAAGGTTTTAAACAAGGAGGAGAACGTAAAGGAATTTTGCATTATAGTGAATAAGGTAAGCTCAAGGGAGGAAGGGAATAAGGTATACGAAACCATAAGCACGTTGTGCGAAAAGTTTACAACCGCAAGCGTAAAGTACCTCGGAAGCATAAGCTACAACCCAAAACTCATAAGACGGATAGTAAGACAGGATCCTTTTGACGATACTCTGATCAGAGAACTATCCCTCGCTCTTTCTAAGCTTCCCCTTGATGTAGAACCCCTAAGACTTAACTTTTGGGAACGTCTTTTTAACAGACTCAGACTCAGAAGTTAAAATTTAACTATGCTTAATCTCTCGTTGGAGGAATTTCTAGAGCTTTCAAGAACTTACAACATCATCCCTCTCTACAAGGACTTTCTGGCAGACACGGAGACTCCCCTGTCCATATTCTTAAAAACCCAAGAAAAAGGGAAGTTCAACATCCTGCTGGAGAGCGCCGAGGGTGGGATAAAGTGGGGTAGGTATTCCTTCATAATCCTGGGTGGATCTTTCTACTGTACTTACAGGAAGGGTATTTTTGAGATCATCAAGGACGGAAGGGTAGAGCACACTATAACCAAAGACCCTTTCTCGGAGATAAAAAAGATCTTAGAAGGCTTTATACCTTACCAGGATTCAAGTCTTGGGCGCTTTTGGGGTGGGCTTGTGGGGTACATAGGCTACGACCTTATCAAGCTCTACGAGCCTGTTGAAGACCAAAAGCCAGATCCCATATCCGTATACGACATGTTTATGATTTTTACAGACAGACTCATAGTGCACGACAACCTCACGGGCAAGGTAAGGATCATAGTACCCGTAAGAGTGTCTAAGGATGCAAAAGGGGACTACGAAAGGGCAGTAAGAGAGATAGACAGATGTAGCAAGGAAATATTCACCAGATGTGTATATCCTAAGGATTTCAAGGAGAAGGAACCAGACTTAAAGGGCTGGGAGTCTAACTTTAGCAAAGAAGACTTTATGAAGGCTGTAGAGAGGGCAAAAGAGTATATAGCCCAAGGAGATGCCATACAGGTAGTCCTCTCTCAGAGGTTTAAAAGGACCTTCACTGGTAACCCTCAGGACGTCTACAGAGTTCTAAGGTTTTTAAACCCCTCCCCTTACATGTACTGCATGGACCTAGGAAGTTTGCAGGTAGTGGGCTCCTCTCCAGAAGTGTTGGTAAGGCTAGAGGGTAACATAGTGCAGACAAGACCCATAGCCGGTACAAGAAGGAGAGGAACCACAGAAGAAGAGGATATACTCCTAGAGGAGGAACTTCTAAGAGATGAGAAGGAGAGGGCTGAGCATCTGATGCTTGTAGATCTTGCACGCAATGATTTGGGTAAAGTATGCAAACCAGGGACTGTAAAGGTTAGCAGTTTTATGAGAGTGGAAAGGTACTCTCACGTGATGCACATGGTGAGCGACGTAGAAGGTGAGCTTATGGATGGAATGTCTCCTGTAGACGTGCTCAAGGCTACCTTCCCCGCAGGTACAGTATCTGGAGCTCCAAAGGTCAGAGCCATGCAGATAATAGAAGAGTTAGAACCTGAGAGAAGAGGTGTGTACGCCGGAGCCGTAGGATACTTCTCCTTTCAGGGAAACATGGACATGGCAATAGCTATAAGGACGGCCATCTTTAGGGGAGGAGAAGTCTTTGTACAGGCAGGAGCTGGTGTAGTGGCAGACTCAGACCCTGAGAAGGAATGGTGGGAGACGGTAAATAAGGCAAAGGCCATAATGAAAGCTATACATATGGCGGAGGATACCTGATGGACCTATCTGTAGAGCTCTTTGGTGTGAGGTTCAAGAATCCCGTTTGGGTGGCATC
The DNA window shown above is from Thermocrinis minervae and carries:
- the yaaA gene encoding peroxide stress protein YaaA, which codes for MMQVYLLPSSKKQSRMVLGKYTLKDFFTEESINRFRELDDKRIELLKVISCQEELLPVWRRYAGPFWNSLEFWVLPPKVQNHLAENSVVISPVFGLLSLNDWIPYCQAQWSKELRSFWRETLKGISRELLKDKVVFSFLGKEELSLIDTSSCQKLITFEFYKRERRVYRDQPHKAYTLRYIAERQLGYEHLTVINFYDYKVESIREEGKRVRVVLKGQGAYI
- a CDS encoding MinD/ParA family protein; this encodes MQEQMALLERQKEGKQTLYLSISSGKGGVGKTLLTVHTGKIIADKGKKVLIIDGDLGLSNVHLMLGIASPKNLYDFLKGECSMDEIVVPLNENLSFISSGSGIKDMVNLPEAQLKALLWRLKEFAERSYDYVIFDTPPGIHSDTIALVSSSHIPIIITTPEPTAVADAYGLIKVLNKEENVKEFCIIVNKVSSREEGNKVYETISTLCEKFTTASVKYLGSISYNPKLIRRIVRQDPFDDTLIRELSLALSKLPLDVEPLRLNFWERLFNRLRLRS
- the flhA gene encoding flagellar biosynthesis protein FlhA, whose product is MLRRESWVLFFLGVVIGAIVLPIPAILLDLLLVTSIAFSLTVLVLTMFIKSPLELSAFPTVLLLGTLLRLSLNIAAARRILLHGHEGTGAAGHIIEGFGKFVVGGEVLVGIVVFLIFIVINFVVITRGAERISEVAARFTLDAMPGKQMSIDADLNAGLITEEEARRRRAQLEQEAAFYGAMDGASKFIRGDAVAALIILFLSIVGGLLIGIVFKGMGFMDALNTYTVLTVGEGLASQIPALLLSTAAGIVVTKSSSKEELGKTLLEEFHKDPRVFLYSSGFLFLIGLIQGFPKLPFFLMSGIMGLLYYLSQKALKERELQNLEKMLKERTKPQEKKEEEDIIQPEAISLEVGYGLVPLVEEKEGGDIASRIRTIRKQIASEYGVVVPLVHIRDNLKLRPYEYRILIRGIEVDRYEVMPNHLLAIDLGNAKGPLQAIQAKDPAFKLKAYWIREDQKAEAQRLNYMVVDIPTLLITHLSEVIKRNLHEILGRQEVMELVERLSKKYPKAMQGLVPDLIPISILHRVLQNLLKEGIPINDLMSIVETLADYIDQTKDVELLTEYVRQRLAKRITRLYMTGDTLYALVLSPKLEAKLTSYVQEGREDEFLDTVVNRLYPKLSSEISKFAPYGAMPVLITTFTLRRHIRKVLESYIPQLVVLSYNELDRQVNLKVLGVVDED
- the recR gene encoding recombination mediator RecR, with amino-acid sequence MAFEKYFPEILRELLKNIEKIPTYGERGASRLVYNFLKLPKEERLRIANLMMKASESIITCSECGIVSDMDPCRICSDEGRNRRYICVVEESSDAYAIEKLERYKGVYHVLWGRISPLEGISPEDLNIPKLLERVEKNQAKEVILATNPNVEGEATANYLYKLLKRKFPNLTISRVSFGLSFGGFIEFTDSLSLEKSIENRKKL
- a CDS encoding EAL domain-containing protein; translation: MKLEKILRTQSLEPYGYELLMGKAPRSVEEDWEFFNALIELAYPESLYVYFINIYPRTIIRHQDELYEILKDRENIVLEIIEEDTKEEEIIYLSNIKDYLGFKFCIDDFGRRSSNIDRLILLRPEFIKLDFELLKGYNLEVVENVKRLVHSIIPGVKLIAEKVETQEQYNIALALEIDFVQGYYFMHEDSGSHMLRP
- the trpE gene encoding anthranilate synthase component I encodes the protein MLNLSLEEFLELSRTYNIIPLYKDFLADTETPLSIFLKTQEKGKFNILLESAEGGIKWGRYSFIILGGSFYCTYRKGIFEIIKDGRVEHTITKDPFSEIKKILEGFIPYQDSSLGRFWGGLVGYIGYDLIKLYEPVEDQKPDPISVYDMFMIFTDRLIVHDNLTGKVRIIVPVRVSKDAKGDYERAVREIDRCSKEIFTRCVYPKDFKEKEPDLKGWESNFSKEDFMKAVERAKEYIAQGDAIQVVLSQRFKRTFTGNPQDVYRVLRFLNPSPYMYCMDLGSLQVVGSSPEVLVRLEGNIVQTRPIAGTRRRGTTEEEDILLEEELLRDEKERAEHLMLVDLARNDLGKVCKPGTVKVSSFMRVERYSHVMHMVSDVEGELMDGMSPVDVLKATFPAGTVSGAPKVRAMQIIEELEPERRGVYAGAVGYFSFQGNMDMAIAIRTAIFRGGEVFVQAGAGVVADSDPEKEWWETVNKAKAIMKAIHMAEDT
- a CDS encoding glycosyltransferase family 2 protein encodes the protein MISVVIPAYNEKDNIPILYERLKKVLESLGEDYEIIVVDDGSTDGTFEVLQELAKVDEKLKVVRFRRNYGQTAAMYAGFEYAKGDVIITMDADLQNDPEDIPKLLEELKKGYDIVSGWRKDRKDPFLSRVLPSMIANWIISKVTGVHLHDYGCTLKAYRSEVVKDLELYGDMHRFLPALTKRQGARITEVVVRHHPRLYGKSKYGLGRTIKVILDILLVKFLNEYINRPMYVFGYVGLLLLTFGLLSMLYLIFVKIFMDEPIGRRPLLILSVLAIISGIQLLSTGILAELLVRIYYTSKEQKPYVVERVINL
- a CDS encoding flagellar biosynthesis protein FlhF; translated protein: MRIKKIFSKSLQEAVEDIKALYGQDALILSTRVVKKRLIPFMPFPRRTYLEVTVGIPDKEDFSEELRKQNNVYEEIEKLKQTLKEILESINKQKLEVQDKPSAELEREFSISALNLINKLLNKGVSKDVAQRIVESACGYDYEFKRLDLKGDSLESLVEALKVHIKVVEDFFDKDKGLRIVTLVGPTGVGKTTTIAKLAHMLKNQSMSVGIVTIDSYRVGAVEQLKAFALAMELPFRVADTPYKFRECIGEFSSMDCIFVDTAGRSQYDEIKIRELLPYLSKLPASEVYLTISTNVDEKVMYESIERFSPLHIKGLIFTKIDETNYYGTMLNVLCRTKLPILCYTTGQRVPNDIQIASYENLAKLFLER